From the genome of Adhaeribacter pallidiroseus:
GAGCACCTTCTTCGGCCAGGCACTCGGCCAAGGCATAACCCATTTTACCCGACGAATGATTACTAATAAACCGGACAGGATCAATGGCTTCCTGCGTGGGGCCAGCCGTAAGCAAGACGGTTTTACCTTTAAGCGAATGCACTTACCTCGAAATGTTTTTGAAGAATAGCTACTATTTCTTCGGGTTCGGCCAAGCGGCCTTGTCCTTCTAAACCACTGGCTAATTCGCCGTGCGTCGCATCAATAATAGTATTGCCGTAGGAACGTAGCTTTGATAAATTATTTTGCACGGCGGGGTGTGCGTACATATCTAAATCCATAGCGGGCGCAAAAAATACTGGGCAACGGGCCGATAAATAAGTAGCCGAAAGCAAGTTGTCGCAAAAGCCATTGGCCGCTTTGGCAATGGTGTTGGCACTGGCCGGGGCGATAACCAGGGCATCGGCCCATAAGCCCAGGGCCACGTGGTTAGTCCATTCACCGCCCGTTTCGTCTTTTATAAAACTGGAAAATACCGGGCGCTTGGAGAGCGTGGCTAAGGTTAAAGGGGTAATAAAAGCAGAAGCAGAAGCCGTGAGTATAATTTGTA
Proteins encoded in this window:
- a CDS encoding flavoprotein, with translation MLRHKKIILGVSGSIAAYKAALLTRLLIKAEAEVQIILTASASAFITPLTLATLSKRPVFSSFIKDETGGEWTNHVALGLWADALVIAPASANTIAKAANGFCDNLLSATYLSARCPVFFAPAMDLDMYAHPAVQNNLSKLRSYGNTIIDATHGELASGLEGQGRLAEPEEIVAILQKHFEVSAFA